CATGGGACTGTAAAGTTTGTATCTTGATATCATCATTTCCTAGAAGTTTGTCTTAAATGcaataacaaaaatatgttCAACTAGCAGTGTTGCATTTCCCAAATACATCTCATCTGCACTAGGATGGAAATTGTACAGAAACTGTTGATAGCAGCTAAGCATACACAATgcctttaaatatttctgcCCTACCTTTCCTAGCTCAGATGTTAAAAAATGCCTGTATGCAGGCAGCATTGTAGAAAGTGGCGTAAGCCAGGCTCATGGCTCACCAGCACTGAAAGGGGAAGATCTGGCTCCtgttcctcctctctttctcattttcctctccCATTTCTCACATCTGCATATTCACCCACAGCTTTAATTCATGCTTTACTTCAGCGCTGGCCAGGTTCTTCACCAAGCCAATTAAATCCACATGTTGAGGAAAGtacattgtttttcttcagatcaGGTGACTTAAACTGGCAAAGCTCCTAGCACAGGTCTGGTAGGCAGGAGGAAGTAGGAATGATAAGGAGAAAATTTCCTATTTTGGGAACAATGAGCTTTTAGCGCTCAGCTGTCTTGTACACCCACACCCTTAGTAAAGAAATGGGACTGATGCAAAGGTGACAGTGTAACCATGCTCTGTTATTCTGCAAGTGAGCCAGTTCTGAAGATAAAACAGTTTAACCCAATGTGCTAGAGTGTGAGTTATGTATCAGTGTTCCAGTGCTGGCTTTGCCCATGGTCTAGTTTAAGACACTAGGAATATAATTTCATCcttttctgcctgcttctgTGAAAGGGAAATAATAGGACCAATCTCCCTTCTAAGAGCATGTTGGTGTTTCTGAATGAGAAGTGCTGCTATTACTTCTTCTGACCTTTATTTTCCCACTGAACAATGTGTAAGTTACTAATGGACCAGCATATGTGTGTGTCAATGTACATATTGGTGTGTATCCTGAGGGATTATCATTTAGGACTGCCTATATCCCAAGTCAAGCATATGCTGTGACTTTGCTACATGAAAGTGGGGGCAGGAGTTTGGCTTGGAAGAGGATCCAGTAAAAACTACCCTGAAGGACTAAATATCATTAACTTTGGATACACACCTCTCCCACAGCAACCAGAATCTACTTTCTGCTCTATGAAACAGAGAGGGGAAAGGTGGCCCAGTGGTTATGCTGCTGGCCTGGGAAGTGGCAACTAACCTGCACTGTGGTGGTGCTTGCTTCTTGTGAGACCTGGGGAAAGTAATTTAGGGCCAGTCACTTCAAGCCTACATACTTTGCAAATACTTTCCCTTATTTTCCCCTTGCTTCTCTTCCTTATCTGAAAAGTGACTTTCAAGAATTTTCTGTCACACAGAATTTATGTGGGAGATAAGTGGCCTGCGAGAAATACGAAAGATAAGTTAAGACTGTTATTTGAAAACCAACTGAATGGGAATTGAAAGACTTTAGCTTTAGggggctaaaaaaaaaaaaaaaaaatcttggtcTTTATTGCATGTTTCTGGGTAATAAGTATGCTATTTTAAGATTTGGGAATCAAACagtcttttttaatcttttatctGAACTGAGAATGTTGTGACAGTCCGAAATACCGAAtctgtttggtttagttttttcaTGATACAGTGTCCATCCAAACTGGTCCTTAAATGATCTCTTTGCTTGCCTGGAGGCCTCCAACTATTTGTTCAACAGCTGGACAGCTGCCTCACACCATTATCTGCTTTTGATGTGCctgaaaagctgaaaggaaGTGACCTGGTCAAACTTGGTTAAGAGGTTTTGTTAGAGCCAGGAACTGAGTCCCAGTCTAACACCCCGTGCATTGAGAGGGATGACTTCTCATCCCACAGTCTGGATCTGTCTTGGATACATTCAGGTGAGTGACACCCTGTGCTGTGCTTACAAGTTTGGATTCAAAATCGTGGACAATAGCAGCCCCTGAGTACATCTGTGAGAGCTGCATGGCCACTTTTGGCCAGACACACTTTTGGcagagaaaacaaggaagaagAACATATCTGCTGTGGAAATGTTACATCTTTtgaatgcaaagagaaaaagcacaaaaatcgTCATGCCAGCGTGCAACAGTGGAAAGCATACAGTAATAATCATAGAAATATACAATGAAATATGCAGCCTATGTAGGCTACACAGTGCAGTACAACAAATGGCAACCACCTAAAGCTTTCTGTTTGTGAAACAACCAGCTTCTTGGAAAAGTCATCTAACTACAAATAGTATCTGATGATGATTATACCATAAATATCTCAAACAGTAATCATTCGTGCATCTCATGCGTGCCAGTTGTAAAATAGTTATGACAAGAGCAAACACTATTCTCACAGAGTTAAGTGATAATTTGGCCTTGTAAAATGGACCCACAGTCTACTGCTTGGGTTAAAGTAGACATGCTCTGTCCCACTATTAATGCTCCCTGCTTTTGTTTCCCACAAGTTCAGTAAGGAAGGggtgaaaagaaagaattaaaaatgacaGGAGAAGAAATTTATCCTGTTTCCATTCCTAACAGCCCTGCTTTGAGCTGCTGTGAAGCTCTAGGGAGTTGGGCGCAGTAAAGTCCTACCAGATACTTCTAAAAGCATCAGTGTGCATGGGGGAGAAGTCCTATGCATCTTCTAACCGTTTCCTAGTCAGTTGAACAAAGTAAAACTAATTGTAAATACCTAaggtgaaaatgaaaatactggcTCTGTTTCACTAAACAAATCCTTGACCTTGCACAGTGGGGTTTAGGCAGTAGCTATGAGTacatgggatttttttgcaGGTGTTATGTGAGAGATGGCATGTGTGTGcccacagaaaagcaaatgaagactAGAAGCAGATTCTACCCTGAGCTCACATTATTTTCTGGCTCTGGAGTAATAGATAGGGAGCATTTGAATTCtatttgtgaaaaataaaatttctcctagaaaaaagaacatcttgttgcggtttaagcccagctggtaactgagaaccatgcagccactcgctcactcccccacacTTCTTCCCCCCCTGGGGGGAGAATCAAAATAATGTTAACTCCCACAGGTtcataagagcagtccagtaactaaggtgtaacacaaaccactactgctgccgtcaaaaataatgatgataaggaaaataacaagggaagagaatacaaccgcttaCCACCCGCTCaccaactgctcaccacccgccaaccgatacccagcccaacctgagcagtgatctagctctTCCggataactgcccccagtttatatactgcgcatgacgtgctgtggtatggaatacctctttggctagtttgggtaaggtgtcctgtctctgcttcctcccggcttcccatgcccctcctcactggcaaagcatgagactaaAAGTCCTTGAtaggagtaaacattacttagcaacaactaaaaacatcggtgtgttaccagcactgttctcaggctaaaagtccgcactgcaccagctactgagaaggagaaaaatggctgctactgctgaacccaggacatttgtAAAAAACACTTTCCCTACAATGCTTAcatattttaatctttattccttctcttttcttcatctCCATTTTTACGGGTAAAATGTTAACAGCTGAAATGTCCAAGGATTTCAGTTTGAACTTAGATCCTCTGAGTTACTTCTTGCTTGGGCACAGAACAGTAAAGCACATTTTGCACTGCTCAGTCACCTCTCCCTCAGCGGTCAAAAAGGCCAAGTAAGCTTATTTGATAGACCAGCCTTTTTTTATAAGTTATGATCTGATTAAATTTTTCATCTAGTCTTTGTGAAAGTCAGCCTTGGATATatgtctttgtgtgtgtgcatgcatgtgcataCCTGTGCATGCACCTGTGTATCTACAGAAAATAGAAGCGACGCAGTACTCACCTGGGATCCTGTTGAGCGTCACCCAGAAGTGCTCATCAGGGCTGTAGGTGTCCTCAGACCACGCCAGCAGATCGATGGCACGCTGGTCCCGCAGCACGAACTCCACGAAGGGGCGGGTGACGGCCACATACGCAGAGCCAAAGTAAATGGTCAGGTTGTGGGGAGGGGGTGGCTTGCGCACAAATGTCACAAGcatgagagaaaagagagagtaTAATTGCTCCCTGTGAACGTATCTGGTGCGGGAGGTGATGTGGGGGGGTGGCAGCACCCCGGGGGTGACGTTCTTGCCCCCGAGGCCCTTCAGCAGCCGGACGATCTCCCGGTTGGTCTTCAAGGGGAAGTCCTGGCCGCAGGTGTTGAGCACGTAGCGCCAGGGCacggccgaggccagcaggtcTCTCATGCAGTGGAGGTCAGCCTGCAGGCGGGAGATGCCGCCATAGACCACCCGCTCCGCCCGGGAGGCGAGGAAGGCATTGGGGAAGCAGCCCAGCAGGCGCCACACTGCCCGATGGAAGTGGGCCGGTGCCTTGGCATCCACGTGGATGCAGTAGATGTTCTGGGGCAGGTACACTGCCCTGAAGAGCCGCTCGAAGGTCTCGAACTCCTTGTGCAGAGTCATAacataggcaatggggaagGCGGCCTCTTCAGCCGAGAGGGTGCGGGTGATGTAGTGGTTCCGCATGATGTACTCCGTGCAACTGGATTCTCTGGATGAAGtttctaaaacattttccttcataAAGGGCACCTTGTCTTCAATCAGTGCTTTGCAGGCTTCTGCTAACGTTGAATTCGCTGAGAAGTTCAGCCTCCAAAGAGATTTTTGCGTGTGCAAAttaacagcataaaaaaaaattggaagcGAAATACTGAAAATTAGAACTGCAAAGAAGCAATACCTGAGTCTACTCATTGCTGCTCAGAACCATGAGAAAAAGAGTGTCACTTGAAATATTGCAAAGAGGTCATATCAGACACCACAAACTGTTCTGCTGGCTgctcttgttttctgcttgaGAATAGAGGTATCCATCTGATGCATAGCATGCAGCTGCTGTCTTCATTTTCAATATTAATAGTTTCATAGTCATCATTGATGGGGAAGCAGCATAAGTAGCAAACAATGTGCAGACAGAAGTTGCTCCACAGCACCCTGAAGATCAAACAGACATATTGCATAATTACTGCCTAAGCAGTGAACAGCCAGCAGCATATATTTCAGAGTCCCTGAATTCAATTTACAGATAAGTTCTTAACTGCTCTCTCACCGCTCTCCCTCCACGTATCATATAGCTGTAAAAGTTCCTGAGTGTGCACCTCATGTCAGGAAACCCTCATATTTACCTTGTGTataattctttcttttgttttttcttacagGAACTTTTTTTAACCACTCAAGTGTATCAGTCATCACTGCTTCAGAATTACAAGATGGCCTGTTCAGCACACTGCGCTACCACGTAAGGCCACCAATAAAATCACATATAAGAAGCAGGAGAATCTTTTTAGCCTCTGAGTTATATCAGAGCCATCATTATTTGCAgtcatgttttctttatttttaaatccaaaaTCTGCCATATAGTTTCTGCCAAGTGTCATGGATGAGTCGTGATGAGCTCCAGGCTTACATCCACCAAAAGGAACTGGGTTAGCAAAACCTGCTATTTAAACTACTTAAGCTAACCTTAGGCTTTCTGTTGAATAATTCTTGTTTCTAAGAGCCATGCATGCATTTAGTATAACAATATACTTATGCAATGAAAGCTTGTGGCATGGCTCTGACTAAAGTGACATACCTGTAGCTCTCTCTCTTCCAATTGTGAGTCTGTTCATCCCATGAGGCAGCACATTTGGGGCATATAAACTTTTTCAACATCATGTCTTTTTGCTCCAATGTGAAGTAATGATAAGTCAGTATCAGATGATCTGAGGTTATGCCTGTAAACATTTCGACTGGGCAGTCCAGCAtgttacagaagcagaaaaagcattACCTGCCTTCCAACTCATGCAGACAAGTCACCTCAGGTGCTGCCATGTCCCTCCcagaagctgtattttcctCCCATCACGGTTCCAAACAGTCTCCAGGATTCTCTGTTCAAAGAGATTGAAGGCTGCAGGCAGTGACTTCAACCCATCAGGTACAGTCATAAGCTATAATGAGGAGAGGAGCACTGAAGAAGCTTTTTAAGGGTTTGTGGCCAGAATGTCCCCCAAGAGGGGCACTGGTGCAGGACAGACCTTGCAGTTAGGCTTACCCAGAGACAGCGAGCAGCAGAGCCACCCCTCACCAGAGAATCATCAAGGACAGGTAGGGATGGCTGTGGTCACAGCCGCCTTCCTCTTGGACACCAGTGCCTTTGGAAGGAGGATAtctcagatggagctgaggggCCTGaacagaggtgtgcaaagttcCAGGGGGTAACAAAGACCCACTTGATTCTGCTGAGAAATCACCTGGAAAATGCTGCCACAGCCCAACAGTATGGCTTTTTAAATGAGGATTCAGAGAGATGAACAGGTTAATGCTTAATGAGCAGGTTAATGAGACCGTTAACCAAGTCTAGCAAAGAAATGCGCAGCAAACACTGCCACGAGGGGAAAACATGGTCCAGCTCAGTTACTGGTGAATGCTGTCCTAGGGAACACGGAGTTGTCCAGAGTGCTTCAAAACACTGCTTCTTCCTAATTTTATTGTTACAGTGAATTATAGCCAGGAGTGAACAATACTCCCCCACCTCACACCTCAGTAACACGAACTGCCATGAACACAGCTGACTATAAGGCCAGCAGGAACTTGGTGTCCTCTGCGCACAATATAGATCAAGTTCATCATCTTCCGACCTGCTCACTGTGTCAGCTAGCTGCAAGACCATTTCTTCCCCTGTGCCATAATATGAGACCTCCAtccagctggaaggaaaatggggaaaggaagaaaaccagaggcAGGTGCCAACATTTCTACAGGAGTCAGGATTTCCTTGGGGAGTGTCAGGGCAGAGATCACACGTAGATTTTCCAGAGTACCAAAGGTTGATATTGTCCAGGGTACTTAGATGCATTTGAACTGTCTGCTCAGatgcttttaaaaccattttagaCACTGTGTAACCTGCTGCACAGCTAGGAAAACCTTTAAgaactttaaatatatataaaaaagatacatatatgtatgcacatacatatatatgtagaaAACAAGAGATAGGTCAGCTCGTCATAACAATGAAATGCAAGATTTTAACTTTTCCTCAGTGTGCTtcattgtggttttgtttggacGTTCTTGCACAGACATTGCTGCAACACCCTTGCAGCTATCCAGACTAAACATGATCCTTTAGCATTACTAGCCTTTAGGGAAAGAACGCTGCATGATTGCTGCCACTTCTTCATCCTGGTGCCTCGATTCTCTGGAATAGTTTGTATTTGAAAACCTGAATACATGAAATgatcttgttttcttgttgaTCATGTAACTTACTTGTTTGCTATGAACCATGCTAGTAAAGCAAACTTCAACACCTAAGACAAAACAGCCTCCTTAggtacatatatatttatgttcTTATacgtgtatgtgtgtatatatatgtatcttttatatatatatctaagTTCTTAAAAGTTTTCCTAGCTGTATAGCAGCAGACAGTTTCCAAGGCACCTAAATGCCTCGGATGATATCCATACATGCAAATGATTGCTGTGGAAAACAAAGCTCTCAAAATCTTtgaggttttgtggtttggggtttttcactAGTTCTACCTTGTGCTGCTCTTTGTGAGATAAGATCAGTGCCTTGGATTAGAGGCAGATATTGCACAcgcacacagaaaaaaaaaaaaaagaaaaaaagaaaaagaaaaaaaggaaataaagaaaacatcagtGGAATAAAGAAAGAGTGTGCAATTCACATAAGCCACCTCAACAGAAAAACTCTCAGGTATTAGTGAAGTGTCAGTTTTGCAAACTCATCTGAAGTTTAGATGCAAGGAGCAACCAAATCGAGATGTAAATCTGAACTATATTATGGCAAATGTCTGTGAAAAAGCAGCAAGGTCCCGGAGACCTTGTGATGCCCATGGGTTCTCCTGCTGTGGATTGTATTGGACTTCAGCATATTTCGGGTGCAAAAGCAGAGTTACTGGACAAAACGATGATAGCAGATCAAATTTACCATGCTACTTGACAGAGGCTGTGTAAAAGGGGTCTGTAATGGTAGAACTAAAACTGTTGATGACTGATGCTTGCAGTGCCGCTCCTTTCTATTGTTCCCTGGACCTGCATTGTAGCAATTCTTGTTATAACATGAGAGGAGCATGTTTCTCTACATTCTGTTAGCATTACCGGTGTGGCTCCTGTAGTGGAAACACACTCCTCAATAGGGCTGGTGATTGAAATGGCTTCACTGTGGATAAATAGGAACAGACTTTTCCACACCACAAAGATAGAATCTTAGGAATATAGTTCATACTCAGTAAACTTCTGGTCTTACTACATAAAGATAATTGGTTTCAGCTAATTTGTTAGCTAACTTAAAAAGCAAGATGCACAGTGTTTGAGCATCAGTTTTTAGTTCTTGTTTGGCCTTGGTCAGTAGTGACAAACATCATGCATTTCATGTCAATTTGGGGTCACTTGGCATTTTCTATTCTATTGTTAGGACTAAACTATCTGTATCATGACATTCTTTTTCACAACCCTCACATGCAAAGCTGTCAGTCTGCACTGGCACTAATGTTAAAATCACAGAGAAACTATTATGAGCTATTCCCCTCAGTGTCATTTTTCTGATTAGGAAGTGAAGGTAGCCACAGCCCACTGTTTTGTGCCTAAGAAAAGGATGTCCTCATCCCTCACACATCCTCACAACAGGATGGAACTTCTTTGATCTTGTGCTGATCAGGGATGTCATGCGATGCGCACAGTCCCCCTAAAACTCTTCTCTCAGAGCTGCCCTGCCTGGCAGCAATCTTCTCTAACACATGCCTTACTTACATGCCCCTCCTGAGCTGGAAGGTATAtatgcgctcgcagcccagaaagccaatcgtttcctgggctgcatcaaaaggagcgtgaccagcaggtcgaaggaggtgatcctgcccctctactctgctcttgtgagacctcacctggagtattgtgtgcagttctggtgtcctcaacataaaaaggacatggaactgctggaacaagtccagaggagggccacgaggatgatcaggggactggagcacctcccgtatgaagataggctgagaaagttggggctgttcagcctggagaagagaaggctgcatggagacctcatagcagccttccagtatctgaagggggcctataaggatgctgaggagggactcttcattagggactgtagtgataggacaaggggaaatgggttaaaacttaaacaggggaagtttacatcaaatataaggaagaagttctttactgtgagggtggtgaggcactggaatgggttgcccagggaagctgtgaatgctccatcactggcggtgttcagaGTCAGGTTGGGCAGaaccttgggtggcatggtttagtgtgaggtgtccctccccatcgcagggggggggctggaacttgatgatcttaaggtcctttccaaccctaactattctatgattctatgcactGTAtaacagagggaaagagaaagcagagtcTGAACACAGGAGCAGTTAAAGTTTATTCCTACCTCTTCTCCTCTGCCCCTGCTTTTTCCTGTTCAGAGCAACCACTGCTATTCCTGTACTTCCCAGCCAGCCACAATCTGACTattcaaagagaagaaaatacaagtgTACCTTAAACAGAAGTTCCCACGCAGACACACTGACACCGGACAGTcacaaggcagcagcactggcagcaaaTGGGAGGAGAGATGAAATGGCATATGAAGGCAAATGCTAGCTCAGCTCACACGGTCCAGTAAAATCATCCAGTAATCTAAGCGTATGCAGTCAGTGAGCACATCTGTCTGCAAAACAGCAGGGGCCAGACAATACAGCATCTCATCTGCTTTTGTCTTGTGATGCTTTCAAGCTCCAGATGCAGAGCTTCTTACGCTGCAGGAACTTCACGGCTTGTCTGAATTTGTGGTAGTCTTTTAGCTATAAAGGTTTCAGGAATAGAAACACTGCCTAGTCTCTAGCAGAGCTCATTTTGCAAGTCAGATATGCTACTGGTACTAAGCGGAGCACTCTACTACTCCCTTCTCCAATTAATTTCCAACAGGGACATGTGTGCAAACTTCTCCTCATCGGCTGCTCAGGAGCAACAGCACGGCATTCTCTTCCCACCTCATTTATCTTCctgcacagaaaaagcaagacaTAATTAAACATGTCCTAATAGAGGGCAAGCAGGCTGTGGTGGCAaagctggttttcttctgttaaatatGTCTGGATTTTATAGATGACACTGCTGTAGTCAAGGCACTGtgagaaatctgttttcttattACAGATTAATGTACAGTAAAGTACAAATGTACATGTGCAGCTATTATTTGCACTGGAGAGGTGTCCAAAGGTAGATTACACTGGATTTTGCAAGGATATGGGTACTTGCCAACTTTATGAACATGAACCCGAGGTGTTCCCCTCAGTTGTTGAAGTGTGTCAGCTGATGTCAGACCCATAGTGAGATGCCagggcagcatccctgtagcctgGTTGGTCCCTGTGTGACCAAGGGCGGAAGTAacctgctctgccaggcagaGCTTACCACAGCCTCGCCTGCTGGTACAGGCGACTGGCTATTCCAGAGAGTGGCTCTGTGGATCACTCTTTTTATTCCTAATGGCTCTGCTAATCATTTAGCATCATCATTCTCTTTATTCTGGCAATATAACGTGTTCCTAGGTATGAAATGACAGGAGAGTCATAGGGATCTCAGAAACATCCCCTGTCAGGAATAATTGAAATATACGAATGGTTATTTtgtcataaagaaaaaaaaaaataggcagaaagtctttaaatatgtaaaaaaatgaaagctagaAGCAAATCCTGGTGCAAGTAGGAAGGGAGTAGCTGATTCTCCCTGTTCTCTGTGTGTAGGACAAGAACTAATCATCTTAGATAGcatcaggagaggtgaagatcAGACATGAGGGAAGCCTTGTAGTGATAAACAGTTAAATGTGGATCAGATTGTCTGGAGAGGTTGGAATTTTCCTACTAATGGTTTTCAGAAGCAGGTTAGGCGTAgctttttcagcagttttgcagGTCATACTGGTCTGGACCTGGTAATTTTctaggtcttttccagctttctttcCTACGATTGTCTATATCATGGTATCACCTATCTTGGCTGCAGCTGGGTTGGGGATCCTATCACATTTAGGAACTGTAACAAAAGTATTTTGCCATCATTTAGAAATATGCTTATCTCTGCTAATGATCATTAGCATTGCAGTTTGGGTAGGCTCCGGATAATGCCTGACCACACTAGAAGGAAAAACGTTTATATACTTTAATGATTCATCCtaagcacaaagaaaaataatttaataaaaaataaatttgtaacTGTTTACCTATTGACAGGTATTTCACCTCTCATGCCTTTTCACGTCATAAGGCAAATTACCATGATGCCTATGACATCTCTTTGcttagttttctttcagtgaattATCAGTATCCTCTTTTTATCTGTGGTAGGTATGCTTCCTTTGCCCTTAACATCTTCCTACCTGGGACAGGCTTACTAGGTTTAGGTAGAACCAAGCCTGGACTTGGAAAATGTCTCTTTCCCCACAGCACCAAGTTGTAAGCAGAGGTGAGGTGCCACCTGGTTTGTGGGGCTCCAGATTCTCCCAAAGGGCTTTTAGGATTGAAAGTATTCCCATCACACTGCACTCCAGGTCTGCTTGGGAGATCGTGTTAGACATCCATGACTGTTAGAGCCTGCCAGGTTCTTAGTGAGTAATGACAGACGTAACTGGCAGACACAACGTGTAACAAGTGACAAATGCTGGCTGTCAGACTGGGAAAGAAATTAGCCAGTGCCATgcagctgcagttttcttcccatgAGCAGAAATGCCATGTTTTGTATCCCAAAGAACGATGTTTTTCTTAAGGTTTGGACTTTCAGCTTCAGTTGCCTCATTTTCCCTTTGGAGCCAAGGTGTCCTCTTTGTATAACCAGCAGTCTAGACAAAGCAATCTGTGTTGATGAGCCATCTGCCTCATGCTGCATAAGCCCAAAACTTGCGCTTAAAACTGACACTGTCTTACCATGAagatagtatttattttttttaattttttttctgatgtacaGACAACCAAAACAGTTCTCAGGTATTTCAAATTGCCAAGCACCTTCCTGTTTGTTCTTGCTTCAGGTGGGGGCTCATGCTTATGTTTTGGTCCCTTGTTCTACTGCTTATGCAAAAACATTTTATGGCTCCCTTACGGGAAGGGCAGTGGCTGCAATCACCACTTGCCATAGGGTCAGAGAGAGATCCTGATGGCATCACTGAAGCTGGGACAATCTATTCTCCCCATATTGGGTCACTGGAAGTTTGTAAAGAGGATAGAAAACTACTGTCTTGCACAACATTGCATTCCTCTGCTCCTGTAGCCAGCCTCATCTTGTCTGGTCCCTTCCTGCTAAACTGCCTCTCCCGGGCCAGGTTTTTCTTATTGGGTTCCCCAGTTACCATACATACCTTAACAGCTGGTACCCTGGCATGGGTTTTTTGTCTCATGACAGGTGGTTCCACAGTGCTTTCAGGGACCTTTCTTTTGCAGTGTACCCGGATCCTGCCTTGAGCTGCAATTACACTCTGAATCCTCAAAATTCAAATGCCTGTTTCTTCCAGTTTGGCTCAGTTTCTGTCTTTGGGGACTACTTACAGATTCTTGCCTGTTCACAATGATGACGCTTCTTGGCCTGAACCCCACGCCTATATTTAGGTTAGATTTGCTGTACTCCTTTCCATTTGCAAAGAATGCGCACAATGGCCTCTTTACCCTGCAcctacagaaagcagaagacagGCACTTTACTCCTAAACCTCTGCTTGCTCAATGCTGTGTAAGCTGTGTTCAAGTAACTGGGCAAGTTCATGGGACAGGACTATTACTGGTTATACAACAATTGTGTCCATCTCACAAGCCTCCATCAGGATAGCTGGAGGCTAGAAAGGTGTAAGGAAAAGTGCCACATTTGTTTTCCCTGCTCCTTTGCTCTTCCATAGGCCTTAGCACCTGCAGGGGACACAACACTGGGCTGGGATGCTATGACCCTCCTAAGGTCCTGCTCCCCCTCAGAGGTGGACAGACAGCTGCTTTTCTCACTCTCAGATCCTTTTCATATACATGCCTATAGCTTAAGACAGCTGCAACCActgccctgctccaggctgTTGGTTGTCAGTGGATACTAAGGTTTCTCCAAGTCAGGTCTTGCTCAGGACATTACTTCCAGTCAGTGTCTTGGAC
This sequence is a window from Lathamus discolor isolate bLatDis1 chromosome 2, bLatDis1.hap1, whole genome shotgun sequence. Protein-coding genes within it:
- the LOC136009040 gene encoding N-acetyllactosaminide beta-1,6-N-acetylglucosaminyl-transferase-like — its product is MSRLRYCFFAVLIFSISLPIFFYAVNLHTQKSLWRLNFSANSTLAEACKALIEDKVPFMKENVLETSSRESSCTEYIMRNHYITRTLSAEEAAFPIAYVMTLHKEFETFERLFRAVYLPQNIYCIHVDAKAPAHFHRAVWRLLGCFPNAFLASRAERVVYGGISRLQADLHCMRDLLASAVPWRYVLNTCGQDFPLKTNREIVRLLKGLGGKNVTPGVLPPPHITSRTRYVHREQLYSLFSLMLVTFVRKPPPPHNLTIYFGSAYVAVTRPFVEFVLRDQRAIDLLAWSEDTYSPDEHFWVTLNRIPGGEEVWGSERVAAWFSVTSWA